A single Amphiprion ocellaris isolate individual 3 ecotype Okinawa chromosome 1, ASM2253959v1, whole genome shotgun sequence DNA region contains:
- the leo1 gene encoding RNA polymerase-associated protein LEO1 translates to MADMDELFGSDGDSDNDQRESGSGSGSGSDSEQERPRSASNASGSGSDSDRERDNDDDDQEAGKASMNKELFGDDSEDEQHSQHSGSDNQSERSGNQSDASMHSDQGENDHSDAEQHSGSEHEHRDEDEDEDDGGHRSDGGSPAGSGMSGGGSPHSDRGSVPSDRSLHSDPGTPQSGPGTPHSDGEASGRENQSDDEKWGGGVKSDQSEDEEEKRRYSDEDRENSDDEGPRNRKPESAKGSDSEDDFIRQKTKAKPASDSDSDSDIGTKKVKKTAADDLFGEADDISSDSDAEKPPTPGQPLDTEDGMEGEQADEEPAPETRIEVEIPKVSTDLGSDLYFVKLPNFLSVEPRPFDPQYYEDEFEDEEMLDEEGRTRLKLKVENTIRWRVKRDEEGNETRESNARIVKWSDGSMSLHLGNEVFDVYKAPLQGDHNHLFIRQGTGLQGQAVFKTKLTFRPHSTDSATHRKMTLSLADRCSKTQKIRILPMAGRDPESHRNEMIKKEEERLRASIRRESQQRRMREKQHQRGLSSSYLEPDRYDDEEEGEEAISLAAIKSKYKGGGGLREERARIYSSDSDEGSDDDKAQRLMKAKKLDSDEEGEGSGKRKAEDDDETATKKAKKYVISDEEEEEEDDE, encoded by the exons AATCTGGCTCTGGCTCTGGCTCCGGTTCAGACTCTGAGCAGGAAAGACCTCGATCTGCCAGCAACGCTTCAGGCAGCGGCAGCGACAGTGACAGAGAACGGGATAACGATGATGACGACCAGGAGGCAGGAAAAGCCAGTATGAATAAg GAGCTGTTTGGAGATGACAGTGAGGATGAGCAGCACAGTCAACACAGCGGCAGCGACAACCAATCCGAACGCTCAGGAAACCAGTCAGACGCCAGCATGCACTCCGACCAGGGGGAAAATGATCACTCTGATGCAGAGCAGCACAGCGGCTCGGAGCACGAACACCGAGATGAGGACGAAGACGAGGATGACGGCGGCCACCGGTCGGATGGAGGAAGCCCAGCTGGCAGCGGGATGTCTGGTGGTGGAAGCCCTCATTCTGACAGGGGCAGCGTCCCTTCAGACAGAAG TTTGCACAGTGATCCTGGGACTCCACAGTCGGGTCCAGGTACCCCTCACTCTGATGGGGAAGCTTCCGGCAGGGAGAACCAATCAGACGATGAGAAGTGGGGGGGGGGAGTTAAAAGCGACCAGtcggaggatgaggaggagaaacGTCGTTACTCTGATGAAGACAGAGAGAACTCTGATGATGAAGGGCCGAGGAACAGGAAACCAG agtCTGCAAAGGGCAGCGATAGTGAAGATGACTTCATAAGGCAGAAAACCAAAGCAAAGCCTGCCtctgattcagattcagacagTGATATTGGAACGAAGAAAG TAAAGAAGACTGCAGCAGACGACCTGTTCGGAGAGGCTGACGACATCTCATCAGACAGCGATGCAGAGAAGCCTCCGACCCCGGGACAGCCCCTG gaTACAGAGGATGGGATGGAGGGGGAGCAGGCAGATGAGGAGCCTGCACCTGAAACTCGCATTGAAGTAGAGATCCCTAAAGTCAGCACTGACCTGGGATCTGACCTTTATTTTGTCAAACTGCCCAACTTTCTGTCTGTGGAGCCCAG ACCCTTTGATCCTCAGTACTATGAGGATGAATTTGAAGATGAAGAAATGCTGGATGAAGAAGGACGAACCAGGCTCAAACTGAAG GTGGAGAATACAATCCGGTGGAGAGTGAAGAGAGACGAGGAGGGAAATGAAACACGAGAAAGCAATGCACGTATTGTCAAATGGTCCGATGGCAG CATGTCCCTCCACCTGGGGAACGAAGTGTTTGATGTTTACAAAGCTCCTCTCCAGGGAGACCACAACCACCTGTTCATCCGACAGGGTACTGGACTGCAAGGGCAAGCTGTGTTCAAAACCAAACTCACATTCAG gcCCCACTCCACAGACAGCGCGACCCACAGGAAGATGACCCTGTCCCTGGCTGACCGCTGCTCAAAGACACAGAAGATCCGAATCCTTCCCATGGCTGGACGAGATCCAGAGTCGCATCGCAACGAAATGATTAAG aaagaggaagagaggcTGCGAGCTTCCATCCGCAGAGAGTCCCagcagaggaggatgagggagaaGCAGCACCAGAGAGGCCTGAGCAGCAGCTACCTGGAGCCCGACCGCTACGACGACGAGGAGGAAGGCGAGGAGGCCATCAGCCTGGCAGCCATCAAGAGCAAATACAAGGGAGGAGGAGGCCTGAGAG AGGAGCGAGCCAGGATCTACTCATCAGACAGCGATGAAGGCTCCGATGATGATAAAGCCCAGAGGCTGATGAAGGCCAAGAAGTTAGACAGTGATGAG GAGGGTGAGGGATCAGGCAAGAGGAAGGCAGAAGACGACGACGAAACGGCCAccaaaaaggctaaaaaatatgtaatcagcgacgaagaggaggaggaagaggatgacgaataa